One Peterkaempfera bronchialis DNA window includes the following coding sequences:
- a CDS encoding helix-turn-helix domain containing protein: MSPADPNQPNEAARLTQELLDQGYSKRQVAKMLGRDTSLVSQFFTKGKGKAFVGALRQVVRAVRGGERDTEALSGIAEANTKRRTTKAGQKARVRGKDTVGKPGESMAGRAGKQAIKSGASHLAPVVHETGQAGGRLAFTVRMKANQYVYSAGSEKDSGGVRRGFIPRADGTEERTYGSASTGGFDAAEWSQRVAEHHGDVTEAMREWLVETGRAVEDADIAYLEVRGWIPEDQQ; this comes from the coding sequence GTGAGCCCGGCCGACCCGAACCAGCCGAACGAGGCCGCGAGGCTGACCCAGGAGCTGCTGGACCAGGGCTACAGCAAGCGCCAGGTCGCCAAGATGCTCGGCCGGGACACCTCGCTGGTGAGCCAGTTCTTCACCAAGGGCAAGGGCAAGGCGTTCGTCGGCGCGCTGCGCCAGGTCGTGCGCGCGGTGCGCGGCGGCGAGCGCGACACCGAGGCGCTGTCCGGGATCGCGGAGGCGAACACGAAGCGCCGCACCACCAAGGCGGGCCAGAAGGCCCGGGTGCGGGGCAAGGACACGGTCGGCAAGCCAGGCGAGTCGATGGCCGGCCGCGCGGGCAAGCAGGCCATCAAGTCCGGTGCCTCCCACCTCGCCCCGGTTGTCCACGAGACCGGCCAGGCCGGCGGCCGCCTCGCCTTCACCGTGCGGATGAAGGCCAACCAGTACGTCTACTCGGCCGGGTCGGAGAAGGACTCCGGCGGCGTGCGGCGCGGGTTCATCCCCCGCGCGGACGGCACCGAGGAGCGCACCTACGGCTCCGCCTCCACCGGCGGGTTCGACGCCGCCGAGTGGTCCCAGCGGGTCGCCGAGCACCACGGCGACGTGACCGAGGCGATGCGGGAGTGGCTGGTGGAGACCGGCCGCGCGGTCGAGGACGCCGACATCGCCTACCTCGAGGTCCGCGGCTGGATCCCCGAGGACCAGCAGTAG
- a CDS encoding DNA-binding protein encodes MKKLMATGVVPGVRDTGRQVFPLAALQQLQARPAADLTVFGTPEVAVLRSDAPARVDEPDRDWIGFGTALDQAQLLAALSGWWRCDPARVAAGAVLPVTVAGFVVAVLTGIQEWEADGTVGTTGRYRFPKARLAGYLTDLTAPANTADPTDPEYARLAGLLLGTRLPSVSGGPIAYVPTTTTADQPATEGE; translated from the coding sequence GTGAAGAAACTGATGGCCACGGGGGTGGTCCCCGGCGTGCGCGACACCGGTCGGCAGGTGTTCCCGCTGGCCGCTCTCCAGCAGTTGCAGGCCCGCCCGGCCGCCGACCTGACCGTGTTCGGCACGCCCGAGGTGGCGGTGCTGCGCTCGGACGCCCCGGCCCGGGTGGACGAGCCGGACCGCGACTGGATCGGCTTCGGCACCGCACTGGACCAGGCGCAGCTGCTGGCCGCGCTGTCCGGCTGGTGGCGGTGCGACCCGGCCCGGGTCGCGGCCGGCGCCGTGCTGCCGGTGACGGTCGCCGGGTTCGTCGTCGCGGTACTGACCGGCATTCAGGAGTGGGAGGCCGACGGCACCGTCGGTACCACCGGGCGCTACCGCTTCCCGAAGGCACGGCTGGCCGGCTACCTGACCGACCTCACTGCTCCCGCCAACACCGCAGACCCGACCGACCCGGAGTACGCCCGGCTGGCGGGCTTGCTGCTGGGCACCCGCCTGCCGTCCGTCTCCGGCGGCCCGATCGCCTACGTCCCCACCACGACCACCGCCGACCAGCCCGCCACCGAGGGGGAGTGA
- a CDS encoding DUF3732 domain-containing protein: protein MQLLALAMYHRDGGTAPRVLRFRPGALNIITGESETGKSEVLDIVDYCLGRRTPNLPDEPIDQTVGWYALLVVFGDGSRMVLARPRPVGASTLHAMVQTGDSRLDVPAIGELVPNSNVAALRSEVSARLGIEDFRFQPPAGAGRNAFDVSIAHAALLCFQNQNEIADKKALFHRQTETGMTQTLKDTLPYFLGAAGPEQALRRHHLTEAARAQRAAQRKYDDALRHQAATEANGLALVRLAQNEGLLTDVPAAPNTTQVVDLLQQALAASPRTAAPLNLSDRRQGLNDERRTLRDQLQEYDEALAAVDRWQQQGRAFTGELHLQLDRLKTLALLGPEHQHDTSICPMCTQPLPQPDPSAQDIAELTGHLAEELAHAQTLQPVREEHRRTLRAERDGVAERLRLNGVQLRELMASDERMRNLQEQNLRIAHVQGRIAEALTRTGSDSDISRLRHNLALAEEQTAALQVLADEDDVAAETERCLAAIATDMTAWAKRLDLGQAADATEVSISLNLLNVVVRRPAGRLPLTRIGSAKNWIGYHLVAHLALHTYLRRNDRPVPGFLMLDQPTQAFFPERPRDASKIQDADWATVTAYFTLLNEVAQLNEGSLQIIVSDHANLPDSWFQDAVIANWRPDEDGNRNALIPPGWLG, encoded by the coding sequence ATGCAGCTGCTCGCCCTGGCCATGTACCACCGAGACGGCGGGACAGCCCCGAGAGTCCTGCGTTTCCGTCCCGGGGCGCTGAACATCATCACGGGTGAGTCCGAGACCGGGAAGTCCGAGGTGCTCGACATCGTCGACTACTGCCTCGGACGAAGGACACCGAACCTGCCCGACGAGCCGATCGACCAGACCGTCGGCTGGTACGCACTCCTCGTCGTCTTCGGCGACGGGAGCCGCATGGTCCTGGCCCGGCCCCGTCCCGTCGGCGCCTCCACACTCCACGCCATGGTGCAGACCGGCGACAGCCGACTCGATGTCCCCGCGATCGGCGAACTCGTCCCCAACTCCAACGTGGCGGCTCTGCGCAGTGAGGTCAGTGCCAGGCTCGGGATCGAGGACTTCCGCTTCCAGCCACCTGCCGGCGCCGGGCGGAATGCCTTCGACGTCTCGATCGCCCACGCGGCCCTGCTCTGCTTCCAGAACCAGAACGAGATCGCCGATAAGAAAGCGCTGTTCCACCGGCAGACCGAAACTGGAATGACGCAGACGCTCAAAGACACGCTGCCTTACTTCCTCGGGGCCGCGGGCCCCGAACAAGCCCTGCGGCGCCACCACCTCACGGAAGCGGCCCGTGCCCAGCGTGCGGCGCAACGCAAGTACGACGACGCCCTGCGCCACCAAGCCGCAACCGAGGCCAACGGGCTCGCCTTGGTGCGCCTCGCGCAGAATGAGGGACTGCTCACCGACGTTCCCGCCGCACCGAACACCACCCAGGTCGTCGATCTTCTGCAGCAGGCACTGGCCGCCTCGCCGCGAACCGCAGCACCGCTCAACCTGTCCGACCGGCGTCAGGGACTGAACGACGAACGCCGCACGCTGCGCGATCAGCTCCAGGAGTACGACGAGGCCCTGGCGGCAGTCGACCGATGGCAGCAGCAGGGGCGCGCCTTCACCGGGGAACTCCACCTCCAGCTTGACCGCCTCAAGACGCTCGCCCTGCTCGGCCCCGAGCACCAGCACGACACGAGCATCTGCCCGATGTGTACCCAGCCTCTTCCGCAACCCGACCCGTCGGCCCAGGACATCGCCGAACTCACCGGCCACCTGGCCGAGGAACTTGCCCACGCGCAGACTCTGCAGCCCGTTCGTGAAGAGCACCGGCGCACTTTGCGGGCCGAACGCGACGGCGTCGCCGAACGCCTGCGGCTCAACGGAGTGCAACTGCGAGAACTGATGGCCAGCGACGAACGGATGCGCAACCTGCAGGAACAGAACCTCCGCATCGCGCACGTCCAGGGACGGATCGCCGAAGCCCTCACCCGTACTGGTTCGGACAGCGACATCAGCAGGCTGCGCCACAACCTGGCTTTGGCCGAGGAACAGACCGCCGCGCTCCAAGTCCTCGCGGATGAGGACGACGTGGCCGCCGAGACTGAACGCTGCCTGGCCGCTATCGCCACCGACATGACGGCGTGGGCGAAACGCCTCGACCTCGGACAGGCCGCAGACGCGACAGAGGTGAGCATCAGTCTCAACCTGCTCAACGTCGTCGTCAGGCGCCCGGCCGGCCGACTGCCCCTCACCCGGATCGGCAGTGCCAAGAACTGGATTGGCTACCACCTTGTGGCCCATCTTGCCCTGCACACCTATCTGCGGCGCAACGACCGGCCGGTACCCGGTTTCCTCATGCTCGACCAGCCCACTCAGGCGTTCTTCCCCGAGAGGCCGCGCGACGCCTCAAAGATCCAGGACGCCGACTGGGCCACCGTCACCGCCTACTTCACCCTCCTCAACGAGGTGGCACAACTCAACGAGGGCAGCCTCCAGATCATCGTCAGCGATCACGCCAACCTGCCCGACAGCTGGTTCCAGGACGCGGTCATCGCCAACTGGCGCCCCGACGAGGACGGGAACCGAAACGCCCTCATTCCCCCGGGGTGGCTCGGCTGA
- a CDS encoding three component ABC system middle component yields MTTTPHHRVPEAEALFNPAFGAYLLASSVHAAVKKVEGPLPWPSAFLVLPLVLPEDTRRSLPGKSTVTLMAWAHANPRHQAAFAERAAALTDYTRASLRTALRHQAIGTSPQGLTCPRAPKPSSQAPGEEVAECARAAVLVGRWLATTDPARAFTVLGVRP; encoded by the coding sequence GTGACCACGACCCCTCATCACCGCGTTCCCGAGGCAGAAGCCCTCTTCAACCCCGCCTTCGGCGCCTATCTCCTGGCCAGCAGCGTCCACGCCGCGGTCAAGAAGGTGGAAGGCCCTCTGCCGTGGCCCAGCGCCTTCCTCGTCCTCCCGCTCGTCCTTCCAGAGGACACCCGACGCTCACTGCCGGGTAAGTCCACTGTGACCCTCATGGCCTGGGCCCACGCCAACCCGCGCCACCAGGCGGCCTTCGCCGAACGAGCTGCCGCACTGACCGACTACACCCGCGCCAGCCTGCGCACCGCCCTGCGCCATCAGGCCATAGGCACCAGTCCGCAAGGCCTGACATGCCCCCGCGCTCCGAAACCTTCCTCGCAAGCCCCCGGCGAGGAGGTCGCCGAATGCGCACGCGCCGCCGTACTAGTCGGCCGCTGGCTTGCCACGACAGACCCGGCTCGCGCCTTCACCGTTCTCGGCGTCCGTCCCTGA
- a CDS encoding ABC-three component system protein produces the protein MPLLRLVSTQVAPADTFLSMLRSGADRDTRAALARMEKIAGDENGADGTAKDRELFMALTPSQRHQLVDAITVDDGAPVMSDLNPSLAKELGITPSDHAQAALDDIKGWWYGMAVGLLERKNPQRKRPAVSAQELMCRRDEVLDRYAGKNLPITETLRNLTQAEIAGYEDQLVVNQMRWISLPDPEIAMHLREYHYARAQRSEWLRTFKITPERLGEYEQELHDEWEHVFRRRTRRFHGDMPAPERESLGQAVLDDTMDRAADRPARPGSITAPWIGRGTMHSLADQADTAVPDRAVGWHPDYKDLCKPREETQDQ, from the coding sequence ATGCCGCTGCTGCGCCTGGTCTCGACCCAGGTCGCTCCCGCCGACACCTTTCTCTCCATGCTCCGCTCCGGAGCCGACCGGGACACTCGTGCCGCACTGGCCCGGATGGAGAAGATCGCCGGAGACGAGAACGGCGCGGACGGCACGGCGAAAGACCGCGAACTGTTCATGGCACTGACTCCGTCGCAGCGCCACCAACTGGTCGACGCCATCACGGTCGATGACGGCGCCCCGGTGATGTCGGACCTGAACCCTAGTCTGGCCAAAGAGCTGGGGATCACACCGAGCGACCACGCTCAAGCCGCTCTCGACGACATCAAAGGGTGGTGGTACGGCATGGCTGTCGGACTGCTGGAGCGCAAGAACCCCCAGCGCAAGCGACCTGCGGTCAGCGCCCAGGAGCTCATGTGCCGCAGGGACGAAGTCCTCGACCGGTACGCCGGAAAGAACCTGCCGATCACTGAGACCCTGCGCAACCTCACCCAGGCCGAGATCGCCGGCTACGAGGACCAACTCGTCGTGAATCAGATGCGATGGATCAGCTTGCCCGATCCGGAGATCGCCATGCACCTGCGCGAGTACCACTACGCACGCGCCCAGCGCTCCGAATGGCTGCGCACCTTCAAGATCACACCCGAGCGGCTCGGTGAGTACGAGCAGGAACTGCACGACGAGTGGGAGCACGTCTTCCGCCGTCGCACCCGCCGCTTCCACGGCGACATGCCCGCACCCGAACGCGAGTCCCTCGGCCAGGCCGTACTGGACGACACCATGGACAGGGCCGCCGACAGGCCCGCCCGCCCCGGCAGCATCACCGCGCCGTGGATCGGCCGCGGCACCATGCACAGCCTGGCCGACCAAGCGGACACCGCGGTCCCGGACCGTGCCGTCGGTTGGCACCCGGACTACAAGGACCTGTGCAAGCCCCGGGAAGAGACGCAGGACCAGTGA
- a CDS encoding TniQ family protein produces MDSVAGLDRVRVRELPLHVRFMAGESTGSYVTRLAGRNGLEVQQLLDEVGQGSTRAVAPHLTELYLNRPAAERLAALASRPLEVMRRALASLGAAYLLDDGDGTPAWSFPWAVRDGYLVRACGLCAAAAASVSRPG; encoded by the coding sequence ATGGATTCGGTGGCGGGGTTGGATCGGGTACGGGTGCGCGAGCTGCCGTTGCACGTCCGGTTCATGGCGGGCGAGTCGACCGGTTCCTATGTGACCCGCCTGGCCGGCCGGAACGGGCTCGAGGTCCAGCAGTTGCTGGACGAGGTCGGGCAGGGCAGCACGAGGGCTGTCGCGCCGCATCTGACCGAGCTCTACCTCAACCGTCCTGCCGCCGAGCGCTTGGCCGCGCTGGCCAGCCGTCCGCTGGAGGTGATGCGGCGGGCGCTCGCGAGCCTGGGCGCGGCATACCTGCTCGACGACGGTGACGGAACTCCCGCCTGGTCGTTCCCGTGGGCGGTGCGGGACGGCTATCTCGTGCGGGCCTGCGGGTTGTGCGCGGCCGCCGCGGCATCGGTGAGCCGGCCTGGATGA
- a CDS encoding TnsA-like heteromeric transposase endonuclease subunit codes for MDVWASVSSGEDGASWVDPRVLRGEVLEEALSSIPATYPGRQGIATGWWASTTGALVECGTEVERRGAVFLDFDPSVADFAASRVRLRWQHEDQRGTVATVFFARTCAGRRLAVVHPARPGTRGRYEREALQVAAEAAGWALRELGPPDGIRIASLERAAAFRFPEFGDPQVRTALRKTFSVPRPLQDGVAAAGLLPGSNSRAYHLLWTGDLMTDWSRPLLPTSTVWTSTEDT; via the coding sequence GTGGATGTCTGGGCCTCGGTGAGCTCCGGCGAGGACGGGGCGTCGTGGGTTGATCCGCGAGTCCTGCGCGGGGAGGTGCTGGAGGAGGCGCTGTCGTCGATCCCTGCGACCTATCCGGGGCGGCAGGGCATCGCGACGGGGTGGTGGGCATCCACCACCGGCGCTCTCGTGGAGTGCGGTACGGAGGTGGAGCGCCGAGGCGCCGTGTTCCTCGACTTCGATCCGTCGGTTGCGGATTTCGCCGCGTCCCGGGTGCGGCTGCGATGGCAGCATGAGGACCAACGAGGCACGGTGGCAACGGTGTTCTTCGCCCGCACCTGCGCCGGGCGGCGCCTGGCGGTCGTCCACCCGGCCCGGCCCGGAACTCGGGGGCGGTACGAACGCGAGGCATTGCAGGTGGCTGCTGAAGCTGCCGGGTGGGCCCTGCGCGAGCTCGGGCCGCCTGACGGGATCCGGATCGCCAGCCTGGAACGCGCCGCAGCGTTCAGGTTCCCCGAGTTCGGCGACCCCCAGGTACGGACCGCACTACGGAAGACCTTCAGCGTGCCGCGCCCACTCCAGGACGGCGTGGCAGCCGCAGGCCTACTGCCGGGCAGCAACTCCCGTGCCTACCACCTGCTCTGGACCGGTGACCTGATGACCGACTGGAGCCGGCCGCTACTGCCGACATCGACCGTGTGGACCAGTACGGAGGACACGTGA
- a CDS encoding Mu transposase C-terminal domain-containing protein codes for MTVTQDSTPPLAESSAAVCALEPGQRVRFDGEEYVVAGVRGPSVQLLCEQEPCRSAAVLLQVLTGAADFAVLDAVGAPRPLQQVPDVDILDVLDQGRRERIRAWEWHLVELRDGVPPDSAAGTKPRSAYETTRSQRERFAAKAAELTALGWRGVSNSTIRRKFLAYQDQGVAGLARLAIGQVRTDERVIQLLLREVKLAVGESSGWANRVYERLLTALHAEHPSEYKKLAISPATFYRLIKRLGISAAYLQAPVRNRLDQENSPASPFTPTTATMLGEQVQIDSTGLDILAVGDDGFTVSAELTCAIDVATRSIIGAMIVPKSPGRGPRGRRLGGRATRTFDATLLLAQALAPMPGRAGWSPLALAERSDLPYADLVACDPRMTGAAARPVIRPKMVVVDHGSIYRSEHFVDVCTSLQISVRPARERTPTDKAVIESTFSAIKKMFCQYVSGYTGSSLAKRGKLVAQQPLWSINELQDLLDEWIALRWQQTPHDGLRSPLLPGMKLTPNQMYSVLVACEGQVPLPLSAEQNRKLLLCERRVITEKGVTINNRTYNSDALQAYARLHTGITGQGHRWEIRHHPYVPRYVWLYDHRDGQWAEAEFIHQKQIGDEWTQYEWEVATAHHLARGSTKEQQQAIAQAVRELRERARRGPKDQPAPDRTGRRPRPAAPFTGPDLPVRVPEVDPYEGITLPTPETVAAARVLDASVKNLFPGQWSPATPPTVSTAAAPASGQTPAPAAAADTPDDETPGLGSPDKRARASRPRLAASAAGLFRNLTAPPRADSRPPTGTPVPDDPSKEPA; via the coding sequence GTGACCGTCACCCAGGACAGCACACCGCCACTTGCCGAGAGCTCGGCGGCCGTGTGCGCTCTCGAGCCCGGCCAGCGGGTCCGGTTCGACGGCGAGGAGTACGTGGTCGCCGGTGTCCGGGGCCCCAGCGTGCAGTTGCTGTGCGAACAGGAGCCCTGCAGGTCGGCCGCCGTGCTCCTCCAGGTGCTGACCGGTGCTGCGGACTTCGCGGTCCTCGACGCGGTCGGCGCGCCCAGGCCGCTGCAGCAGGTCCCGGACGTGGACATCCTCGACGTGCTTGATCAGGGCAGGCGCGAGCGGATCCGCGCGTGGGAATGGCATCTGGTCGAGCTGCGCGACGGAGTCCCGCCCGACTCAGCAGCAGGCACGAAGCCGCGCTCCGCCTACGAGACGACGAGGTCGCAGCGGGAGCGGTTCGCCGCCAAAGCGGCGGAGCTGACAGCACTGGGCTGGCGCGGTGTGTCGAACAGCACCATCCGGCGCAAGTTCCTGGCCTACCAGGACCAAGGCGTGGCCGGGCTCGCGCGGCTCGCTATCGGGCAGGTCCGCACCGACGAGCGGGTGATCCAGCTGCTGCTGCGCGAAGTCAAGCTCGCGGTCGGCGAGTCCTCGGGATGGGCGAACCGGGTCTACGAGCGGCTGCTGACCGCTCTCCACGCAGAACACCCTTCCGAGTACAAGAAGTTGGCAATCTCACCGGCGACGTTCTACCGGCTGATCAAGCGTCTGGGGATCTCCGCCGCCTATCTGCAGGCCCCGGTACGGAACCGACTCGACCAGGAGAACTCCCCCGCGTCGCCGTTCACACCGACCACGGCGACGATGCTGGGCGAGCAGGTGCAGATCGACTCCACCGGCCTGGACATCCTGGCGGTCGGCGACGACGGATTCACCGTGAGCGCGGAGCTGACCTGCGCCATCGACGTGGCCACCCGCAGCATCATCGGCGCGATGATCGTGCCCAAGAGCCCGGGCCGGGGGCCGCGCGGCCGCAGGCTCGGCGGGCGCGCCACCCGGACATTCGACGCGACGCTCCTGCTCGCGCAGGCCCTTGCCCCGATGCCAGGCCGGGCCGGCTGGTCGCCCCTGGCCCTGGCCGAGCGGTCCGACCTGCCCTACGCGGACCTGGTGGCCTGCGATCCGCGGATGACCGGCGCGGCCGCCCGCCCGGTGATCCGTCCCAAGATGGTCGTCGTCGACCACGGGTCGATCTACCGCAGCGAGCACTTCGTGGACGTGTGCACCTCTCTGCAGATCTCGGTCAGGCCCGCGCGGGAGCGCACCCCCACCGACAAGGCGGTCATCGAGTCGACGTTCTCGGCGATCAAGAAGATGTTCTGCCAGTACGTGTCCGGCTACACCGGCTCCAGCCTGGCCAAGCGCGGCAAGCTGGTCGCGCAGCAGCCACTGTGGAGCATCAACGAGTTGCAGGACCTGCTGGACGAGTGGATCGCCCTGCGCTGGCAGCAGACCCCGCACGACGGGCTCCGCAGCCCCCTGCTGCCGGGCATGAAGCTGACCCCAAACCAGATGTATTCGGTGCTGGTGGCCTGCGAGGGACAGGTGCCGCTGCCGCTGAGCGCAGAGCAGAACCGCAAGCTGCTGCTGTGCGAGCGCCGGGTAATCACCGAGAAGGGCGTCACCATCAACAACCGCACCTACAACAGCGATGCCCTGCAGGCCTACGCACGGCTGCACACCGGCATCACCGGACAGGGACACCGCTGGGAGATCCGCCACCACCCCTACGTGCCGCGGTACGTGTGGCTGTACGACCACCGGGACGGGCAGTGGGCCGAGGCCGAGTTCATCCACCAGAAGCAGATCGGCGACGAGTGGACCCAGTATGAGTGGGAGGTCGCAACCGCCCACCACCTGGCCCGGGGCAGCACCAAGGAGCAGCAGCAGGCCATCGCCCAGGCGGTACGGGAACTGCGCGAGCGCGCCCGCCGCGGCCCCAAGGACCAGCCCGCCCCGGACAGGACAGGGCGACGCCCACGGCCCGCTGCCCCGTTCACCGGTCCCGACCTGCCGGTGCGAGTGCCCGAGGTCGACCCCTACGAGGGCATCACACTCCCCACCCCGGAGACCGTGGCAGCCGCACGCGTGCTGGACGCGTCGGTGAAGAACCTGTTCCCCGGCCAGTGGTCGCCCGCGACGCCACCGACGGTCTCCACAGCCGCCGCACCCGCCTCCGGGCAGACGCCCGCACCCGCCGCAGCCGCAGACACCCCGGACGACGAAACCCCTGGACTCGGCTCCCCCGACAAACGGGCCAGAGCTTCCCGGCCTCGACTGGCCGCCAGCGCCGCAGGCCTGTTCCGAAACCTCACCGCTCCGCCCCGGGCCGACAGCCGGCCGCCCACTGGCACCCCTGTCCCTGATGACCCGTCGAAGGAGCCCGCATGA
- a CDS encoding tyrosine-type recombinase/integrase has protein sequence MSYTVVDTDCSVVAEADGFLRTCRAGTDRTYAYVLVDHLRWLRFAGLDAGAVSLEDLRHYMAALGADYPGPFGLPWRENKRPYGHSALKTAAACLKGFYLHLGIRGMNPLLAEALRVTRLPTRADRRRAMLGHVLHSMPANPLAPAERVRRHPKMLPEGARDLLLRAVSCARDRMVVTWLADGGFRIGELCGLRLADLHLREQAACGQCRGPHVHICHREDNANRARVKTKTPWTWQDNAVSGGTVRRASPAMIHTYFEYITTQYPAQSVHGMLLVSLHGPSRGQPWTTAAARGMLRRAAARVEIGRMVPHAFRHSFATAVLDAARGNAVIAREAGGWASAATVEQVYGHVDVHDPVFTAALEQVWGMWSQWI, from the coding sequence GTGTCCTACACGGTCGTGGACACGGACTGCTCGGTGGTGGCGGAGGCGGACGGGTTCCTGCGCACCTGCCGGGCGGGCACGGACCGGACGTACGCGTATGTGCTGGTAGATCATCTGCGGTGGCTGCGGTTCGCGGGCCTGGACGCAGGGGCGGTGTCGCTTGAGGATTTGCGGCACTACATGGCGGCACTCGGGGCGGATTATCCGGGGCCGTTCGGGCTGCCGTGGCGGGAGAACAAACGCCCTTACGGGCACAGCGCGTTGAAGACCGCGGCGGCCTGCCTGAAGGGCTTCTACCTCCACCTGGGCATCCGGGGCATGAACCCGTTGTTGGCGGAGGCGCTGCGTGTGACCCGGCTGCCGACGCGGGCGGATAGGCGGCGGGCGATGCTCGGGCACGTCCTGCACAGCATGCCCGCGAACCCTCTGGCTCCGGCGGAGCGGGTGCGCCGGCATCCGAAGATGCTGCCCGAGGGCGCCCGGGATCTGCTGCTGAGGGCGGTGTCGTGCGCGCGGGACCGGATGGTGGTCACGTGGCTGGCCGACGGCGGTTTCCGGATCGGTGAGCTGTGCGGGCTGCGCCTGGCCGACCTGCACCTGCGCGAGCAGGCCGCGTGCGGTCAATGCCGGGGGCCGCATGTGCACATCTGCCACCGCGAGGACAATGCCAACCGGGCCCGGGTCAAGACAAAGACACCATGGACCTGGCAGGACAACGCCGTAAGCGGCGGGACGGTGCGCCGGGCGAGCCCGGCGATGATCCACACCTACTTCGAGTACATCACCACCCAGTACCCCGCCCAGAGCGTTCACGGCATGCTCCTGGTCAGCCTGCACGGCCCCTCCCGAGGCCAACCGTGGACCACCGCCGCGGCCCGGGGCATGCTGCGCCGTGCCGCGGCCCGTGTGGAGATCGGCCGGATGGTCCCGCACGCCTTCCGGCACAGCTTCGCCACCGCGGTGCTGGACGCCGCACGCGGCAACGCCGTGATCGCGCGGGAGGCCGGCGGCTGGGCCTCGGCCGCGACCGTCGAGCAGGTCTACGGCCACGTGGACGTCCACGACCCGGTCTTCACCGCGGCGCTGGAGCAGGTGTGGGGTATGTGGTCTCAGTGGATCTGA
- a CDS encoding KTSC domain-containing protein — protein sequence MSGQISAFTPMSRCAFVPSAGTGRGRAFSANSARAALLSVDHATPDTLAAGGALLHEQVRSSNVRSVGYSQQERVLEVAFHSGGVYRYVDVPADVHTALMAAPSKGRFLARFVKGRYVYRRVSG from the coding sequence GTGAGCGGCCAGATCTCCGCGTTCACGCCGATGAGCCGCTGTGCATTCGTCCCGAGCGCCGGGACGGGTCGAGGGCGGGCGTTTTCTGCCAACTCCGCCCGGGCGGCGCTACTATCGGTCGATCACGCAACGCCTGACACGTTGGCCGCAGGAGGCGCCTTGTTGCACGAGCAGGTTCGCTCCTCGAATGTCCGGTCGGTGGGCTACAGCCAGCAGGAGCGTGTGCTTGAGGTCGCCTTTCACAGCGGAGGGGTGTACCGCTACGTCGACGTGCCGGCGGACGTGCATACGGCCTTGATGGCGGCTCCCAGCAAGGGCAGATTCCTGGCTCGCTTCGTCAAGGGTCGCTACGTCTACCGCCGTGTCTCGGGCTGA